The window AGACTCTTTTACCTGTATTTAGAGCTTCTTTAGCTATGGAAGCTGAGTTTTCATAACCTATGTAAGGATTTAGTGCTGTTACTATGCCTATGGAGTTATATACAAAATCAGAGCAGATTTTTTCATTGGCTGTAACGCCATCTATACATTTATCAGCCAAAGTTTTCATCGCTTTTTCAAGCATAACTATAGAATTAAAAAGACTATAAGCAATAACTGGCTCAAACACATTAAGCTGAAGCTGTCCGCCTTCGCTTGCAAAGGTTACGCTTACATCAGCTCCTATTACATAAAAGCATACTTGATTTACAACTTCTGGGATAACTGGATTTACTTTGCCCGGCATGATAGAGCTACCTGGTTGCATTTTTGGTAAGTTAATTTCATTAAGCCCGCATTTTGGACCAGAGCTTAATAATCTTAAGTCATTACACACCTTAGAAAGTTTAGTAGCCACTCTTTTAAGCACGCCTGAAATTTGCACATAAGCACCTGTATCTTGAGTCGCTTCGATCAAATCATCAGCTACTTTGTATTCAAAGCCTGTAATTTCTCTTAATTTCTTCTCAACCACTTTTGGATAATCAGGATGTGAGTTTATGCCTGTGCCTATGGCTGTTCCACCAAGATTGATCTCTAAAACAAGCTTTCTTGCTTCTAAAACGCGTTCTATATCCTCGCCTATCATTACCGCAAAGGTTTGAAACTCGCGACCTAAAGTCATAGGCACGGCATCTTGAAGCTGAGTTCGTCCCATTTTAAGCACATCTTTAAATTCAACTGCCTTTCTTTCATAAGCTTTTTTAAGATGCTCCATAGCCTTAGCTAAATCACTTAAATAATCATGCAAAGCCATTCTAAGTGCTGTTGGATACGCATCGTTTGTGCTTTGAGAGAGATTTACATGATCATTTGGGTGAAGGTATTGATACTCACCTTTTTTGTGTCCTAAAATTTCTAAAGCAATATTTGCAATGACTTCATTTGCGTTCATATTCGTGCTTGTTCCAGCTCCACCTTGAAACATATCAACGACAAATTGATCGTAGTATCCGCCCTCTAAAATTTTATCACAAGCTTTAATGATAGCCCCTTCTTTTTCTTTGTCTAAAAGTCCTAATTCGCAGTTTGCCATAGCTGCTGCTTTTTTAACCCTTGCCATAGTGCGTATAAAACGAGGGAAATTTTTGAGTCTATCATGAGAAATATTAAAATTCTCCATTGCTCTAAAGGTTTGCACCCCATAATACACATCATCACTGATCTCAAGCTCACCGATGAAATCGTGTTCTTTACGTGTTGCCATCTTGTTTCTCCTTAAGTTAAGAATAAAATCTAAAGACCAATTAGTCTTTACAAGAAGCAATATAAACTAAAAATATTTAAATAAATATTAAATTATTATTTAATATTTAAAAATAAATAAGATATTGTTACTTTTTGTAAATACACACTTTCATATTCAGTGCAAGATAAAAAACAAAATGTAACAAAAGATAAGTATAAATACGGATTATAAGAAAAAATTTATTTTTAATAGTCTAGAATTTTAGGCAAACTTGTTTCTTTTTGAAATTTTATTTGCTTTTTTGAAAAGAGACAAAAACCAAAGTAAAAGTCTTCTGCTTGCACTCATCTTTGTTTGCTCGGCAAAATACTGCGCAATATCAGCTCGTGCAAACATCAAAGCAAAAGAAAAAGGTGTCATGCCTAAGCCATTGTTTTCATTGATATTTGCTCCATGCTCCACTAAAAGCTTAGCCATATCAAAATAACCCTTAAAGCATACACCAGCTAAGGGCGTTTGTCCGCGATCGTTTTTCTCATCAACTATTGCTCCATGCTTTAAAAGCATTTTTGCAGTCGCTAAGGCGTTGTGATAGCTTGCGAGCATTAAAAGACTATCGCCTTTGTGGTTTTTTAAATTTGCACTTAAGCCAGCTTCTATCATCGTTTTGAGGTTTTCGCATTCATCATTTCTGGCAAAATTAAACGCCATGGCACAAAGCTCTTCGTAACGTTTTTCTTCTTCTTGAGTTAAATTTTGTATCATTGTAACTTCCTTATGTTGCATAAACTTAAAACTGCCAACTCCAAGGAGCGTCAAGTTGGCAGTTTTAAGTTTATAAATGCGTAAAGCAAAAAGACTTTACGCTTAAGATTAACCAAGAGCTTTTTTTACTCCAGCAGCATACTCAGGGCTGATTTTTTCAAAATGCCCTAAAGCTCTTTGAATGATTGCCTTATCAACACCTTCCATAGAAGCAGCTATGTTATTAAAGAGCTGATTTTTTTGATCAGCGTTCATAAGATCAAACAAAGCCCTTGGCTGAGTGTAAAAATCCTCATCAAGTGGGGCATATCTTTGTGCATTGCCATTAAGCTCAAGATCAGGCTCAAGATAAGACTTATCTTCTTTTGGGCTGTAATCATAGCTATTTGGTTCATAATACGCTGCTTTGTTTTTGTAAGTATCACTATTCATCGCACCAGCGACATTATAGGTATTTACTTCGCTTTTTGCAGCATTTACCGGTAAAAGATGATAATTTGTGCCTATGCGGTAGCGTTGTGCGTCTGGATAGCTAAAAATCCTACCTTGAAGCATTTTATCAGGGCTAAAACTAATTCCCGGGACTATGTTTGACGGCGAAAACGCAGCTTGCTCAACTTCATTGAAGTAATTATCCACATTGCGGTTAAGCACCATTTCACCTACATCGATAAGTGGCACATCTTTATGAGACCATACTTTAGTAAGATCAAAAGGATTGAAGCCTAACTTTTCAGCATCCTTCTCGCTTAAAATTTGAATTTTAAAGCTCCATTTTGGAAAGTCACCTTTTTCTATACTTTCAACCAAATCTCTTTGATGACTTTCTCTATCCTTAGCGATAAGTGCTTCTGCCTCAGCATTTGTAAGGTTTTTTATACCTTGTTTGGTTTTAAAGTGGAATTTCACCCAAAATCGTTCGCCCTTATCATTAATAAGGCTATAAGTATGACTTCCAAAGCCGTGCATATGGCGATAACTTGCCGGAATTCCTCTATCACTCATCAAAATCGTAACTTGATGAAGGCTTTCAGGACTTAAACTCCAAAAATCCCAAGCTGCGTTTGCACTTCTTAAATGTGTGCGCGGATCTCTTTTTTGTGTGTGGATAAAATCTGGGAATTTATATGGATCGCGTATAAAAAAGGTTGGGGTATTATTGCCTACTAAATCCCAATTCCCCTCTTTTGTGTAAAATTTGATCGCAAATCCTCTCACATCTCTTTCAGCATCAGCAGCTCCAGCCTCACCAGCAACGGTTGAAAAGCGAATGATAAGAGGGGTTTTTTCACCTTTTTGAAGCACTTTTGCTTTAGTATATCGTGAAATATCTTCTGTGATAACAAGCTCACCATAAGCTGCACTTCCTTTGGCATGAACTGTTCTTTCTGGAATTCTTTCTCTATTTTGATGAGCAAGTTTTTCAAGCAAGATATAATCTTGCAACAAAAGCGGTCCTTTTGCACCAGCACTAAGTGAGTTTTGATTATCAGCAACGATATTGCCGAAGTCATTTGTAAGTTTTTTCATTTAACTTCTCCTAGATAATAAATTTTATTGATTGATAAATTATATCTATAATAACTAAAAATAATCTTAAATAATAAAATTTATTATTTAAGATTTAATGGGTATTTGAAAATAAAATATCTTGCCTTAACTTTTTGTAAGAATCTAAAATAATAAATTCAATATTTTTGCTAAAAAGCATTGTCATAAAGAGAAAAACAAGGAAAAAATCTATAAAGTTCAGTGGATAAAAGACTAAAAATAAGCATTTGAAAAAGCCCGCAAACGCAGGCTTTTAGATTAAGAAAAAGAAGGTTTTATCGTCGCTACCCAAGCATCGATTCTACTTTCGGTTTGATCTTCGTGATTGTCATTGTCTAGTGCAAGTCCTACAAATTTACCATCTACCACAGCTTCGCTTGCTTCAAAGCTATAGCCATCAGTTGAAACCGCACCAACCAAAGTTGCGCCAGCTTCTTTAAGCTTCTCAGCAAGTTTTCCCATAGCGCCGCAGTAAGTATCTGAATAACTTTCGCTATCTCCCATTCCAAAAATAGCAACTGTTTTGCCACTTAATTTTAAGCCAGAAAAATCAAAAGCGTCCCAATCATCTTGAAGATCGCCGCTTCCCCAAGTTGAAGTTCCGCAAATAAGTTTATCGTAAGAATTAAGCTTATCAGCATCAACATCTGCTATGTTTAAAACATCGCTGATTCCTAGTTTTTCAGCTATAAGATTAGCTGCACCTTCTGTATTTCCCATAGCACTTCCATAAACTACGGCTACTGACATAAGTTCTCCTTTTATAATTGATAAAATTTTCTAAGCAATTCTAGCATAATTTTATATATTTTATGCAATAAATTTATTTTTTATATAAACAAAGTGTTTCTTTATTACACTACCACACTTAAAATTCATCTTCACCACAACAAAAATCTTTATTAAGATTAAAAATCTTGCAGTATTCAGAATACACACAACTCACGCTTCTTTTGGCACAAACTAAAGGAATTTTTCGTTTTTTTGCTTCGCCTTTGATTTTTTTCATTGTATTGTGATTTAAAAAACTTGTAAGCATCACAACACAACGAGTATCTTGGGGAATGGGCTTGCGATTAACTCTGTTTTCATTACGAGCATCCCAATGCTCAACTTTTTTCGCACCCAAATCATAAAGCACCGCCTTTATAGGCGTAATCTCATCTGCTCCTATCACTAAAACTGACATTTTTGCTCCTTGTAATTATCAAAATATAATTTAATAATTATTATTATAAACTAATGAAGCTAAATTTATTTTGAAATTTATTATAAAATTTTAAATTTTGATATTTTAACTGAGTCAATAATGAAATATAAAGCAATATATCTCTTTTAAAAACAATTTTATTTTGATTATATATAATTTAAAAAATTTCTAGCAGATTTGGTATATTTTTACTTGCTTTTTGAGTGATTGTAGTCATTTTTATTTTGCATGATTGAAATTTTATGGATAAATTTTTAAATACTTTCGCTTGTAAAGTCTTTTTCCTATCTTGACTTTTAAGAAAAATTTGTATATAATTTTGCCTTTGATATTGTCATCGGGGTGTAGCGCAGTCTGGTTAGCGCACCTGGTTTGGGACCAGGGGGCCGAAAGTTCGAATCTTTTCACCCCGACCATTTTGCAAATGGTGAGTGTAGCTCAGTCGGTTAGAGCATCAGATTGTGGTCCTGAGGGTCGTGGGTTCGATTCCCATCACTCACCCCAGTCGCGCTCGTAGCTCAACTGGATAGAGCGACAGACTTCGGATCTGTAGGTTATGGGTTCGATTCCTATCGGGCGCACCATTTTTTTGAGCGCTCATAGCTCAGCTGGATAGAGCAACGGCCTTCTAAGCCGTAGGTCAGAGGTTCGAATCCTCTTGGGCGTACCACTTTTTAAAGTTTTTGATTAAATTTACACAAGATTTTATTTGTTTAAATTTACGCTTTTGCGGATGTGGTGAAATTGGCAGACACGCCAGACTTAGGATCTGGTGCAGCAATGCGTGAAGGTTCAAGTCCTTTCATCCGCACCACCTTACTAAACTTTTATCTCTTTACTGGCTCTTACAAAATTTATTTAATTTAACAGGCAACAATAAAAAAATAAAATCATCTTTGATAGCTTATTTTTAAGTCTTTACTTTTTATAAATTTCCTTAAATTTTCTGAGTTCTTAATATGAAACACTTTTTAAGTCTTTACAAACAATTCTATCCTTGCAAAACAAATATAAAATTTTACTTTTTTCCTCAAAACTAGTTTAAATTTAGCTTTATTTTTGTAAAATGGCATTTTATTTTAAATTTTTTTATCATTTTAAATTCAAGGATAAGTTTTTGCAACTCATTACTAGTATCTTAAAAGAACATAAATTTAAAGTTTTTGCGTTCTTGTGTATCTCTATCGCTACGAGTTTGCTTGGTGTTGGTATCTTAGCTTTTATCAACGAATATTTGCTTAAGCAAGCTGGAAATTTTATCTTTATCATTTATTTTGCTTTGCTTTTGCTGATCTTTTTTGCAAGTTCTGTTTTTGTGGAGCTCAGTCTTGCCCACTTTGGACAAAAGTTCATTTATGCAACACAAAAAAAAGTTGTCAAACAAATCATCGATACTTCAGTGCTAAAAATCGATCAAATCGGCAAAGCAAAGCTTTTAGCCTCTTTAGGAAATGATGTTCGCACTATTTCTTTTGGCTTGCTTCGTTTTCCAGACTTTATCCAATCAAGCATTTTAATTATTGCGAGCAGTTTTTATCTTTTTTCACTTTCAGCAAAGATTTTTTTGCTCTGCTTTGTGTGGATTTTTGTGGTATTTTTTATCAACCATTTTTTTATGCGAAAAACTTATCATTATTTTCGCAAGGCAAGAGATAATGATGATGCCTTGCAAAATAATTACCAAAATATCATCGATGGACGCAAAGAACTCACGCTAAATACTTTCAGGGCAAAGCTTTACTATGAAAGTGAATTTGATATCAACGCCGAGGATAAACGCCGCAACAACACCCTAAGTTCTGCTATGCAAAGCTTGTCGAGCAATTTTACAAGTGTGGGCTTACTTGCACTTGTGGGCTTTGAATTTTATTGTTCCTTGCATTTTGCTTGGACTAGCCTTGAAAATGCTACGACTATAGCTATAGCCATACTTTTTTTACGCACGCCTTTAATGGCGATGATAGGGGCTTTTCCTACACTTTTAATGGCAAAAGTCGCTCTTGAAAAAATTCAAAAACTTGATCTAAGCGAATATAAACAAGACTTTAAAACCCTGCCTAACTCAAGCTCTTGGCAAAAGATAGAGTTCAAAAATGTGGCTTTTTCCTATGATGAAAAATTTTCCCTAAAGCCTACAAATCTTGAAATTCACAAAGGCGAGCTTATCTTTTTAATCGGCAAAAATGGTAGTGGCAAATCCACCTTTTCCCTCCTTTTAGCTGGACTTGTTAAGCCAAAAAGCGGGGCGATTTATCTTGATGAAAAGCAAATTGATGATGAAAATATCACTGAATATAGACGTTTAATCACAGCTATTTTTAGCGATTTTCATCTTTTTACCCAAACGATAAAAGATGATGAGTTAGCAAATGCCAAAGACATAGAACATTGGCTTGAGGTGCTTGAGCTTAAAGACAAGACAAAAGTAGAGCAAGGGCAGATCAAGCTTACTAAACTTTCTACCGGGCAAAGAAAACGCCTAGCCATGCTTATAGCTTTGCTTGAGGCAAGAGATATTTTAATCCTTGATGAATTTGCAGCTGATCAAGATCCACTTTTTAGACGCTTTTTTTATCAAAAACTTCTTCCCTTGCTTCAAAAAGAGGGCAAAACTATCATCGCTATCAGCCATGATGATAAGTATTTTGATATAGCTGATCGTATTTTGCTTGCACAAAATGGTCGTATAAGCGAGCTAAAAGGAGAAGATATAAAAGAAATCGCTAAAAATGCCGTGGAGCATTTTTAGTTTTAAACTTTAAAGTATTGTAAATTCAAAGCTTAAGGCTGATTTTAAAGCAAAAATAAATTTATAAAATTAGATATTATATATTTTAAGCAAAGTTTAGCTATAATCAGCCTTTTAAAAAATTTGTGGAGAAAAACTTGGAAAATATAAGAAATATAGCTGTTATAGCCCACGTTGATCATGGTAAAACAACTATGGTTGATGAGCTTTTAAAACAAAGTGGCACCTTTAGTGAAAGAGAGCAAATCGCTGAAAGAGTGATGGATAGCAATGATATAGAAAAAGAAAGAGGCATTACCATACTTTCAAAAAATACAGCCATTAATTACAAAGGCACAAAGATCAATATCATCGATACTCCAGGACATGCTGATTTTGGAGGCGAGGTTGAACGGGTTTTAAAGATGATTGATGGGGTGCTCTTGCTTGTTGATGCCCAAGAAGGCGTAATGCCTCAAACTAAATTTGTGGTTAAAAAAGCCTTACAGCTTGGACTTAAGCCCATAGTTGTGATTAACAAGATAGACAAGCCTGCAGCTGATCCTGAACGCGTGATTAATGAAATTTTTGATCTTTTCGTAGCCTTAGAGGCAAATGATGAGCAACTTGACTTTGCTATAGTCTATGCAGCAGCAAAAAATGGCTATGCTAAGCTTGATATGAATGATGAAAGCAAGGACATGACTCCTCTTTTTGAAACTATCTTACAAAGAGTGCCAGCCCCAAGTGGCAATGCAAATAACCCTTTACAGCTTCAAGTTTTTACCCTAGGTTATGATAATTTTGTAGGCAAAATAGGCATAGCAAGAATTTTTAATGGCAAGGTGCGTAAAAATGAAAGTGTAATGCTTGCAAAAGCTGATGGAACTAAGGTGCAAGGACGCATTAGCAAGCTCATAGGCTTTATGGGCTTAGAAAAAATGGATATAGAAGAAGCCTCAAGCGGCGATATAGTAGCCATTGCTGGCTTTGAAGCCCTTGATGTTGGCGATAGCGTAGTT is drawn from Campylobacter sp. MIT 12-8780 and contains these coding sequences:
- a CDS encoding DUF2325 domain-containing protein — protein: MSVLVIGADEITPIKAVLYDLGAKKVEHWDARNENRVNRKPIPQDTRCVVMLTSFLNHNTMKKIKGEAKKRKIPLVCAKRSVSCVYSEYCKIFNLNKDFCCGEDEF
- the fldA gene encoding flavodoxin FldA, coding for MSVAVVYGSAMGNTEGAANLIAEKLGISDVLNIADVDADKLNSYDKLICGTSTWGSGDLQDDWDAFDFSGLKLSGKTVAIFGMGDSESYSDTYCGAMGKLAEKLKEAGATLVGAVSTDGYSFEASEAVVDGKFVGLALDNDNHEDQTESRIDAWVATIKPSFS
- a CDS encoding ankyrin repeat domain-containing protein — encoded protein: MIQNLTQEEEKRYEELCAMAFNFARNDECENLKTMIEAGLSANLKNHKGDSLLMLASYHNALATAKMLLKHGAIVDEKNDRGQTPLAGVCFKGYFDMAKLLVEHGANINENNGLGMTPFSFALMFARADIAQYFAEQTKMSASRRLLLWFLSLFKKANKISKRNKFA
- a CDS encoding multidrug ABC transporter permease/ATP-binding protein is translated as MQLITSILKEHKFKVFAFLCISIATSLLGVGILAFINEYLLKQAGNFIFIIYFALLLLIFFASSVFVELSLAHFGQKFIYATQKKVVKQIIDTSVLKIDQIGKAKLLASLGNDVRTISFGLLRFPDFIQSSILIIASSFYLFSLSAKIFLLCFVWIFVVFFINHFFMRKTYHYFRKARDNDDALQNNYQNIIDGRKELTLNTFRAKLYYESEFDINAEDKRRNNTLSSAMQSLSSNFTSVGLLALVGFEFYCSLHFAWTSLENATTIAIAILFLRTPLMAMIGAFPTLLMAKVALEKIQKLDLSEYKQDFKTLPNSSSWQKIEFKNVAFSYDEKFSLKPTNLEIHKGELIFLIGKNGSGKSTFSLLLAGLVKPKSGAIYLDEKQIDDENITEYRRLITAIFSDFHLFTQTIKDDELANAKDIEHWLEVLELKDKTKVEQGQIKLTKLSTGQRKRLAMLIALLEARDILILDEFAADQDPLFRRFFYQKLLPLLQKEGKTIIAISHDDKYFDIADRILLAQNGRISELKGEDIKEIAKNAVEHF
- the aspA gene encoding aspartate ammonia-lyase, whose amino-acid sequence is MATRKEHDFIGELEISDDVYYGVQTFRAMENFNISHDRLKNFPRFIRTMARVKKAAAMANCELGLLDKEKEGAIIKACDKILEGGYYDQFVVDMFQGGAGTSTNMNANEVIANIALEILGHKKGEYQYLHPNDHVNLSQSTNDAYPTALRMALHDYLSDLAKAMEHLKKAYERKAVEFKDVLKMGRTQLQDAVPMTLGREFQTFAVMIGEDIERVLEARKLVLEINLGGTAIGTGINSHPDYPKVVEKKLREITGFEYKVADDLIEATQDTGAYVQISGVLKRVATKLSKVCNDLRLLSSGPKCGLNEINLPKMQPGSSIMPGKVNPVIPEVVNQVCFYVIGADVSVTFASEGGQLQLNVFEPVIAYSLFNSIVMLEKAMKTLADKCIDGVTANEKICSDFVYNSIGIVTALNPYIGYENSASIAKEALNTGKRVYDLALERGLLSKEKLDEILTPANMLNPHMTAKK
- a CDS encoding catalase encodes the protein MKKLTNDFGNIVADNQNSLSAGAKGPLLLQDYILLEKLAHQNRERIPERTVHAKGSAAYGELVITEDISRYTKAKVLQKGEKTPLIIRFSTVAGEAGAADAERDVRGFAIKFYTKEGNWDLVGNNTPTFFIRDPYKFPDFIHTQKRDPRTHLRSANAAWDFWSLSPESLHQVTILMSDRGIPASYRHMHGFGSHTYSLINDKGERFWVKFHFKTKQGIKNLTNAEAEALIAKDRESHQRDLVESIEKGDFPKWSFKIQILSEKDAEKLGFNPFDLTKVWSHKDVPLIDVGEMVLNRNVDNYFNEVEQAAFSPSNIVPGISFSPDKMLQGRIFSYPDAQRYRIGTNYHLLPVNAAKSEVNTYNVAGAMNSDTYKNKAAYYEPNSYDYSPKEDKSYLEPDLELNGNAQRYAPLDEDFYTQPRALFDLMNADQKNQLFNNIAASMEGVDKAIIQRALGHFEKISPEYAAGVKKALG